The Anomalospiza imberbis isolate Cuckoo-Finch-1a 21T00152 chromosome 7, ASM3175350v1, whole genome shotgun sequence genome has a window encoding:
- the GALNT13 gene encoding polypeptide N-acetylgalactosaminyltransferase 13 isoform X2, giving the protein MRRFGYCRVVLATSLLWVLLDVFLLLYFSECNKCDDSKERSLLPALRAVISRSQEGPGEMGRAVLIPREEQEKMKELFKINQFNLLASDRIALNRSLPDVRLDGCKSKVYPEELPNTSVVIVFHNEAWSTLLRTIHSVLERSPPRLLAEIVLVDDASEREFLKASLENYVKKLGVPIKILRMEQRSGLIRARLRGAAASKGQVITFLDAHCECTLGWLEPLLARIKEDRKTVVCPIIDVISDDTFEYMAGSDMTYGGFNWKLNFRWYPVPQREMERRKGDRTLPVRTPTMAGGLFSIDRNYFEEIGTYDAGMDIWGGENLEMSFRIWQCGGSLEIVTCSHVGHVFRKATPYTFPGGTGHVINKNNRRLAEVWMDEFKDFFYIISPGVVKVDYGDVSIRKALRERLGCKPFSWYLENVYPDSQIPRRYYSLGEIRNVETNQCLDNMGRKENEKVGFFNCHGMGGNQVFSYTADKEIRTDDLCLDVSRLNGPVLMLKCHHLRGNQLWEYDAEKLTLRHLNSNQCLAEPSEEDRLVPTMRDCGSGRSQQWLLRNMTLGA; this is encoded by the exons acGTGTTCCTGCTGCTCTACTTCAGCGAGTGCAACAAGTGCGACGACAGCAAGGAGCGGTCGCTGCTGCCCGCCCTGCGCG CCGTTATTTCCCGGAGCCAGGAGGGCCCGGGGGAGATGGGCAGGGCCGTGCTcatccccagggaggagcaggagaagaTGAAGGAGCTCTTCAAGATCAACCAGTTCAACCTCCTGGCCAGCGACCGCATCGCGCTGAACCGCAGCCTGCCCGACGTGCGGCTGGACGG GTGCAAGAGCAAGGTGTACCCGGAGGAGCTGCCCAACACCAGCGTGGTGATCGTGTTCCACAACGAGGCCTGGAGCACGCTGCTCAGGACCATCCACAGCGTGCTGGAGCGCTCCCCGCCGCGCCTGCTCGCCGAGATCGTCCTGGTGGATGATGCCAGCGAGAGAG AGTTTCTGAAGGCCTCCCTGGAGAATTACGTGAAAAAGCTGGGGGTGCCCATCAAAATCCTGCGGATGGAGCAGAGGTCGGGGCTGATCCGGGCACGGCTCCGAGGGGCAGCAGCTTCCAAGGGCCAGGTGATCACATTCCTGGATGCCCACTGCGAGTGCACCCTGGGCTGGCTGGAGCCTCTGCTGGCCAGGATCAAGGAGGACAG gaaaACCGTGGTGTGTCCCATCATCGACGTCATCAGCGATGACACCTTCGAGTACATGGCGGGCTCGGACATGACCTACGGGGGCTTCAACTGGAAGCTGAATTTCCGCTGGTATCCCGTGCCCCAGAGGGAGATGGAGCGCAGGAAAGGGGACAGGACCCTGCCCGTCAG gaccccaaCTATGGCTGGTGGCCTGTTTTCTATTGACAGGAACTACTTTGAAGAGATAGGAACTTACGATGCAGGAATGGATATCTGGGGTGGCGAGAATCTTGAAATGTCCTTTAGG ATCTGGCAGTGTGGGGGCTCCCTGGAGATCGTCACCTGCTCCCACGTGGGACACGTGTTCCGCAAGGCCACCCCCTACACCTTCCCGGGGGGCACCGGCCACGTCATCAACAAGAACAACCGCAGGCTGGCCGAGGTCTGGATGGACGAGTTCAAGGATTTCTTCTACATCATCTCCCCCG GGGTGGTGAAGGTGGATTATGGAGATGTTTCCATCAGGAAAGCCCTGCGGGAGAGGCTCGGCTGCAAACCCTTCTCCTGGTACCTGGAGAACGTCTACCCCGACTCGCAGATCCCACGGCGCTACTACTCCCTGGGAGAG atcAGGAATGTTGAAACCAACCAGTGCTTGGACAACATGGGCCGCAAGGAGAATGAAAAAGTGGGATTTTTCAACTGCCACGGCATGGGAGGGAACCAG GTGTTTTCCTACACGGCAGACAAGGAGATCCGCACGGACGACCTGTGCCTGGACGTGTCGCGGCTCAACGGCCCCGTGCTCATGCTCAAGTGCCACCACCTGAGGGGCAACCAGCTCTGGGAGTACGATGCCGAG AAGCTCACCCTGAGGCACCTGAACAGCAACCAGTGCCTGGCGGAGCCATCGGAGGAGGACCGGCTGGTGCCCACCATGCGGGACTGCGGCAGCGGCCGctcccagcagtggctgctgcGCAACATGACCCTGGGGGCCTGA
- the GALNT13 gene encoding polypeptide N-acetylgalactosaminyltransferase 13 isoform X1, with protein MRRFGYCRVVLATSLLWVLLDVFLLLYFSECNKCDDSKERSLLPALRAVISRSQEGPGEMGRAVLIPREEQEKMKELFKINQFNLLASDRIALNRSLPDVRLDGCKSKVYPEELPNTSVVIVFHNEAWSTLLRTIHSVLERSPPRLLAEIVLVDDASEREFLKASLENYVKKLGVPIKILRMEQRSGLIRARLRGAAASKGQVITFLDAHCECTLGWLEPLLARIKEDRKTVVCPIIDVISDDTFEYMAGSDMTYGGFNWKLNFRWYPVPQREMERRKGDRTLPVRTPTMAGGLFSIDRNYFEEIGTYDAGMDIWGGENLEMSFRIWQCGGSLEIVTCSHVGHVFRKATPYTFPGGTGHVINKNNRRLAEVWMDEFKDFFYIISPGVVKVDYGDVSIRKALRERLGCKPFSWYLENVYPDSQIPRRYYSLGEIRNVETNQCLDNMGRKENEKVGFFNCHGMGGNQVFSYTADKEIRTDDLCLDVSRLNGPVLMLKCHHLRGNQLWEYDAERRTFLHIITQSCLTLGRLEDGSQGPTVEACDGSPLQSWILRNYSRLEVFRKVYSSPTDYFL; from the exons acGTGTTCCTGCTGCTCTACTTCAGCGAGTGCAACAAGTGCGACGACAGCAAGGAGCGGTCGCTGCTGCCCGCCCTGCGCG CCGTTATTTCCCGGAGCCAGGAGGGCCCGGGGGAGATGGGCAGGGCCGTGCTcatccccagggaggagcaggagaagaTGAAGGAGCTCTTCAAGATCAACCAGTTCAACCTCCTGGCCAGCGACCGCATCGCGCTGAACCGCAGCCTGCCCGACGTGCGGCTGGACGG GTGCAAGAGCAAGGTGTACCCGGAGGAGCTGCCCAACACCAGCGTGGTGATCGTGTTCCACAACGAGGCCTGGAGCACGCTGCTCAGGACCATCCACAGCGTGCTGGAGCGCTCCCCGCCGCGCCTGCTCGCCGAGATCGTCCTGGTGGATGATGCCAGCGAGAGAG AGTTTCTGAAGGCCTCCCTGGAGAATTACGTGAAAAAGCTGGGGGTGCCCATCAAAATCCTGCGGATGGAGCAGAGGTCGGGGCTGATCCGGGCACGGCTCCGAGGGGCAGCAGCTTCCAAGGGCCAGGTGATCACATTCCTGGATGCCCACTGCGAGTGCACCCTGGGCTGGCTGGAGCCTCTGCTGGCCAGGATCAAGGAGGACAG gaaaACCGTGGTGTGTCCCATCATCGACGTCATCAGCGATGACACCTTCGAGTACATGGCGGGCTCGGACATGACCTACGGGGGCTTCAACTGGAAGCTGAATTTCCGCTGGTATCCCGTGCCCCAGAGGGAGATGGAGCGCAGGAAAGGGGACAGGACCCTGCCCGTCAG gaccccaaCTATGGCTGGTGGCCTGTTTTCTATTGACAGGAACTACTTTGAAGAGATAGGAACTTACGATGCAGGAATGGATATCTGGGGTGGCGAGAATCTTGAAATGTCCTTTAGG ATCTGGCAGTGTGGGGGCTCCCTGGAGATCGTCACCTGCTCCCACGTGGGACACGTGTTCCGCAAGGCCACCCCCTACACCTTCCCGGGGGGCACCGGCCACGTCATCAACAAGAACAACCGCAGGCTGGCCGAGGTCTGGATGGACGAGTTCAAGGATTTCTTCTACATCATCTCCCCCG GGGTGGTGAAGGTGGATTATGGAGATGTTTCCATCAGGAAAGCCCTGCGGGAGAGGCTCGGCTGCAAACCCTTCTCCTGGTACCTGGAGAACGTCTACCCCGACTCGCAGATCCCACGGCGCTACTACTCCCTGGGAGAG atcAGGAATGTTGAAACCAACCAGTGCTTGGACAACATGGGCCGCAAGGAGAATGAAAAAGTGGGATTTTTCAACTGCCACGGCATGGGAGGGAACCAG GTGTTTTCCTACACGGCAGACAAGGAGATCCGCACGGACGACCTGTGCCTGGACGTGTCGCGGCTCAACGGCCCCGTGCTCATGCTCAAGTGCCACCACCTGAGGGGCAACCAGCTCTGGGAGTACGATGCCGAG AGGCGCACGTTCCTGCACATCATCACGCAGTCGTGCCTGACGCTGGGCCGGCTCGAGGACGGCTCCCAGGGCCCCACGGTGGAGGCCTGCGACGGGAGCCCCCTGCAGAGCTGGATCCTCAGGAATTACTCCCGCCTGGAAGTCTTTAGGAAGGTTTACTCCAGCCCCACTGATTATTTCCTGTAG